Proteins co-encoded in one Gadus morhua chromosome 6, gadMor3.0, whole genome shotgun sequence genomic window:
- the LOC115545802 gene encoding LOW QUALITY PROTEIN: ubiquilin-1 (The sequence of the model RefSeq protein was modified relative to this genomic sequence to represent the inferred CDS: inserted 1 base in 1 codon; deleted 2 bases in 2 codons; substituted 1 base at 1 genomic stop codon) has protein sequence MISAVGVNCTVSQLKRCVAKRLGTTEEQLVLIHSGNILRGSDLITEHKGNDGTVNLNMFISPELVSTPASWSVASRTDHEVEIDHLTLDNLTPSPTSPLCLVEELGSLGPFVSAPGFFQPLQSQMERQLLSDPVLMSSLLGSPLVQSALSSPQLTKQLLLSNPLILQLLQTXPEVADMMDDPDVIAQTRGDPLVTSSSGESQPIRDEGLPLPLYRHSTEPLTNMADTPTVNPASKDPFFWRQGYIISFLLGGRQTITTTTLSPPLCAGMQSLLEHICASPGLMESLLSGPYVNKHTGTLSQNQDLARTVYMLFQMLLSHPLFSGNPQLQQQIREQLPMFLQQMQSPELLAAMLNPXGDEALLQIQHGLQTLVSEAPALVTQVKEANSYSPPANAPQGAMATEQQQMQFVQQMLQMLANTSQQVGLCSLSPGGSRAENWDCSMSARM, from the exons ATGATTTCCGCCGTCGGGGTAAACTGCACCGTAAGCCAG TTGAAAAGGTGTGTCGCGAAGAGATTGGGGACCACCGAAGAGCAACTCGTGCTCATCCACTCCGGTAAC ATTCTCCGTGGGTCAGACCTGATAACTGAGCATAAAGGAAACGACGGAACAGTCAACCTCAACATGTTTATCAG TCCAGAGCTTGTGTCTACACCAGCTTCCTGGAGTGTGGCTTCCAGAACAGACCACGAAGTAGAGATTGATCACCTTACCCTTGATAACCTGACCCCTTcacccacctctcctctctgtcttg TGGAAGAGCTGGGCAGCCTGGGTCCGTTTGTCAGCGCTCCGGGATTCTTCCAGCCTCTCCAGAGCCAGATGGAGCGACAGCTGCTCTCCGACCCGGTGCTGATGAGCAGTCTCCTGGGTAGCCCCTTGGTGCAGAGCGCCCTCTCCAGCCCCCAGCTCACCAAACAGCTCCTCCTGTCCAACCCTCTAAtcctgcagctcctccaga AGCCAGAGGTGGCCGACATGATGGATGACCCGGATGTCATCGCACAG accagaggagaccctCTAGTGACCTCATCGTCGGGGGaatcccagccaatcagagatgaGGGACTGCCACTGCCCTTGTACAGGCATTCAACAGAGCCCCTCACCAACATGGCGGACACACCCACTGTAAATCCTGCCTCGAAGGACCCCTTTTTCTGGAGGCAAGGATATATCATTT CCTTTCTGCTAGGCGGTAGACAAACCATAACCACTACCACACTATCACCCCCTCTGTGTGCAGGCATGCAGTCTCTCCTGGAGCATATCTGTGCCTCTCCAGGTCTGATGGAGAGCTTGCTCTCA GGGCCCTATGTCAACAAGCATACTGGAACCCTCTCTCAGAACCAGGACTTGGCCCGCACAG TGTACATGCTGTTTCAGATGCTGTTGAGCCACCCGTTGTTCTCAGGGAATCCTCAGCTGCAGCAGCAAATCAGAGAACAGCTTCCAATGTTCCTGCAACAG ATGCAGAGTCCAGAGCtgctggcggccatgttgaacCCCTAGGGCGATGAGGCTCTGCTTCAGATCCAACACGGCCTACAGACCCTCGTCTCAGAAGCCCCGGCTCTGGTTACCCAGGTGAAAGAGGCAAACAGCT ACAGCCCGCCAGCAAATGCACCCCAGGGGGCTATGGcgacagagcagcagcagatgcaGTTTGTACAGCAGATGCTGCAGATGTTGGCCAACACCAGTCAACAGGTTGGCCTCTGCTCCTTGT CTCCTGGTGGCTCCAGAGCAGAGAACTGGGACTGCAGCATGTCCGCCCGCATGTAA
- the LOC115545872 gene encoding probable gluconokinase, protein MIVIIMGVSGCGKSTLGTLLSEKLGWPLYEGDDFHPPENIDKMARGEALTDQDRFPWLHKLHQATVKARRSSSDAIVVCSALKRLYRLILLHGRQALTSSSCTEREALPPSLPGVYFLFLNGEL, encoded by the exons ATGATCGTCATTATCATGGGGGTGTCAGGCTGCGGCAA ATCCACACTAGGAACCTTACTCTCAGAAAAG CTGGGCTGGCCGCTGTATGAAGGAGACGACTTCCACCCTCCAGAGAACATCGACAAGATGGCTCGCGGGGAGGCTCTCACAGACCAG GACAGATTCCCGTGGCTCCATAAGCTCCACCAAGCCACTGTCAA aGCAAGGCGATCGTCCTCTGATGCCATCGTGGTTTGCTCAGCCCTGAAGAGACTCTACAGGCTGATCCTTCTCCATGGCCGCCAAGCactcacttcctcttcctgtacgGAGCGAGAAGCCCTGCCTCCGTCCCTGCCCGGGGTTTACTTCCTCTTCCTGAATGGCGAACTATGA